A segment of the Mauremys mutica isolate MM-2020 ecotype Southern chromosome 7, ASM2049712v1, whole genome shotgun sequence genome:
GCCTCCAGAACCACCTCTGCTGGCCTCATTTATATTCCAAGCATGGCCATACTCACGAAAGGGCTCCTTCGCCAAAGCTTTTCACACATCAATAGGTCACAGATCAGGGACAACAGGAAGGGGACATTTCTGCCACACTCAGAGGAACTTCCAGTGCATGGGTAGATTGCACGGTcttttttgtttcctggtctgCACAGTTCTACTTCACCAGCCTCCCACATTTTGGCAGAAACAAGGGGCTGTGGAAAGTAGGAGTCAATGCTGGCACAGCAGTGGCTTCAGGGTCGGACATGGGGCTGCTCGCAGCACCCCATCATTCAGCCATGTCATGACAATTCCAGCCTTCCCCCATGACCATGGGGAATTGAGGTATTGCCTCAGCCCCTGTCCCAAACTCCACCACTGCTCactgcctctgaagcagctgaacTGCAGGAGCAGACAAGCTTTCACTCTCCCGCACTTAAGCCAAGCTACGTGGAGTTGAAAAAGGTCCGCTAGAGCAATAGACTTCAGATTCAGGTAGGCCTACAGGCCCTGACCAATACGGCGCACCTCTACCCCCACATCACACAAGgtgcagcccaagcccaactgAAAGAGGGAGGCTTGTCATGCCAGTGACAGTGCACATGTGGTAAGAGTCCCTGCTTCAAGTTTACAGCTGAGACCCAAGCAGGATCACCATTTCCAATCACAAGAGGAGTCCGTAGCTTCCTGAGCCCGACAAAAGGGTGGGAAAGGAGACAGGCACAAAAGTGTCTTACCCACAGTCGCATAGTGATtattggcagagccagaaatcaaACCCAGGTGTTCAGAGTCCCAATACTCTGTCGCATGGgccacaccacctctccccacagaTCATCTTCCTCTTGTAAAGCAGGAAGAAGGGATGTGTTTGGGCACCTGTCACAGATTGGTTTTGCTTCAAAAATTTTCCTGTTTCAAGGGTCTTGGAAGCTCAAGGAAGATGATCAGCAACTGGTGGATACCTCTTCTGACTGGGATGTGTGTGGCTTAGATTtaggagccaggacccctggctCTATGGGCTCTGGAAAGAgtgtcccccccactccctggggcttAGAACAGGGGGACAcatggagtcaggactcctgtgttcaattcccagctctaggaggggagtagGGACTAGGAGTCATTGAAAACTGGGTtttattttaccaaaaaaaaaaaaaaaatcacagtaaggCCAATAGCTGAATAAGGATTAAAACCAAGTTGAGACCCTGATAACAAGAGCATAGAGTTACAGCAGGCTGTGAAGAAACTACACCAGCAGGTTATTTCATAGTGGCCCTGAGACAGCATGCCAGAGTAGATGGGCCCAGTGACAAGAGTCTGACAATTACCAAGCTCCTGTATCTTGGCCAATTTCACTAAAGACAGAGCAAGGAACTGGGCACCAGAGGACCCGGTcccaaccccaaccctgccaTTCATGCATGTGATCTTGTGGATAGGTATTCCAAACattggggggggggacggggggacaCAGGGGGAACGGGACCTAACTCTTGGGCATTAAAGTGCACTGAGATTAAAGTGCTATCCATGTGATCAGAGCAGGCGACCTAGCTGCTGTTTGGTAACTGCAACCATCGCCAACACTGAGTTTCTTTTAAAGGAGTCAAAGATGGAAGGAGAGGCTGATGTTCAGCACCACACACCAGAGATTCAGCCACTAAATAGATCTGGACTGATGTCATTTTGTCCATTCACACTTGTTAGCTTTTACACAAGTGAGAGGGAATCCATCTCCATTTTACTACACCTCAGTCAACTGTGCCCATAGTACCACTGAAATGCTGTATCAGAGCTAGATGATCAACTGAAGTATGTATATGCAgccactgtatgcttttcctgagCCAAATCCACTAGGGAAACTGGCACCATGCAGGGATATTCTGCTGATCATACCCAAACAAATGATGTGCAATGCTTGGAAGAGGAAGAGCACACTGCAGTGAAGTGGAAGAAATGCTCCTTAGGGGACTAGTTTGAGAGGTTCAGTCATCTCTGCTCACATCTGCCATGGGCATGGGGACTGTGGTAGCAGTGACTGGATGAACCACGCCACCCAGTATTGCCTTGCAAGACTTGGTGTTTTAGCTAGCCCTTGGCTTAAAGGAGTGGACAGCACTACAGAGCATGAAGTATTAATTGAGCCAGTGACCCTTTAATGGGTCAATATGACAGCAGATCACGCAGTTCTCCAACCCTGTCCCAGCAACAGGAGTGTCAGAAATATCCTGCAGTTGGATTGCTGCTGTGGCACTGACCTCCCAGAGCAGCAAGGACCCTGTTTGTAAGGCTGAAGGCCTCAAGAAAAGCTGAGCTTTCAGGAGCACACACTTTCCATACAAATGTGCAAGGGATCATACCCCCAAACTCTGCTTTTAAGAAATATAGCCCAACTCCTGCAGTGGAGCACAGCACCACTTGTTGGCAGATGGTAACGGGTTTCCCCATCCAAGTCCACACAGAATTAATTAGGCCTTTATAAAAAACTGCTTTTATTCATTGGAACCTCCCCTCTAACGCAGTTTTATTCATACACAAAAAAGCAGTAAGAAATGGCTGCGGGTGACTGAACGGAAGAGCGTTTTACACATTATCATCAACAGAAATCGCTCCAATTTGGGGGGCAAGGGGACCCCAGACCACAAAACATTCAGATGTTAGAAAAAGATTCTAGGCACATGGCAAGTGAAAAGCAAATGGACCTTGAGTGTATGCAGTAGCAGGGCCTTCTCAGTGCCTACTGAAACCTCAACTACCCAATTAACCACTAACAACTCGCTACTGCCCCCATGGGGCATTCCAATACCCACACTTAAGAGGACAATGGACCCCACCCCTCCAGCATGCTTACCACTATTGTGTGGTATAGTAGCCCCTTGACAGAAACAATCCTCCCCAAGCCAAAGCCCTGACTTGGTGTATTACTGCTGGGGTTCACAGGGCCTAAAGATCAGCTATGGTACTTTCCTGCCTCTTTCCTCTGGTATGAAGTCATGTCCAAGGAGATCTCTAAAATCCATTTGCTTGCCCCTTGCCCGCATTCCAACCTACAGGCACTAGCAGTGCTGGAAAGAGTAGACTCAGAGAGCATTGCTCTCCTCAGATGGATTTAAAATCTAAgtcgcagagagagagagagagagagagagagagaaaaaataaagtaACAAACAGGTTCACAATATGGAGCCAGCGTTCCGACTGCATTCTTCAAGGGAAGAGTTGCGTCGCTTCACAGAACTGTCCGTTCTCCCAACATGGCCACCAGCCAGCTACAGGCAGGTTCCTGCTGAGGGAGTGTCCTCGCTGCATTCCCAGAGTCCTCCAATCTCACTGTGGGAGCCCCGGCAGCCCCTGCTTCAGAAGAGAGACTCCGTGCTACAGTGCCCTGAGAGCTAGTGTGGATTCTGCTACCGAAACACCAGTCGGATAGGAATCAGACATGACAAAGCCCCGAGCCTTCATTCTGAATAGAGTAAGGAGGAGGGTGTGAGATGTAATCTCTGGCACGTTCCCAGCAGCCTGGCTTCACGTGCCTCTCCCCTCCGATTCCTGGCTCCATAAGGTGAGATTCAGCATTTTATGAGACAattgaatagaaaaaaaatccatccttcAGTTCTGTGGTGGGGGTGGCGGAGGTGCGGGGGGCATGCCGAATGGTGGCAAGGCCggcacccccatccccatcatGGTGACGAAATTAGAAGGgtccatggggggcgggggagggggcggggcgtaCATCATGCCCGCGGagccaggcggcggcggcggcggaggaGGCGGGGCCCCGGGCGGCAGCGGAGGCTGGACCCCTGGCGGCAAAGGGACCATGGAGGGGTTGCCTTGCATCTGCGGGGCCCCCGTAGAAGCCGCcaccgcagccccctgctgctgccatggCGGGATGGACCCGGTGCCAGCgctcgtggtggtggtggtcgtCGTATCTGGGATTTAAAGAAGAAAAGGGTCACTTGAAAGGATCAAGGGTGAAACTCGGAGTAACTGCAGGTAAGGGAAGTGTCAGCCTCGCTAAAGGGACTGGACTGTCATGGGATGCAGGCTCACCACATGCACAGAGGGCACTACTGTTCCTGGGAGTGTAGGGAGCATTTTCTAGTGTCAGTCAGGGCAAGGGAGTCATATGGAGAACTCTACATGCAGAGAGCTATTTCCATCTTTGCTTTGGCACAGCTGACAGCTGGgcaagtggggtgcaggagtgtaGCTCCCAAAAGCAGCAGGGGGAACTAACTGCTATAACGGtgtttcctggccaatgggcagCGGACAGCAGCAATGGGGATGTGGAAATTGTACCACCCCAGCCTCTGCaaacatgctgccgtgctcccacCTCCCCTACCCCTCCTTCTACACCCATGTAACCATATGGGTGAGTGGGGTAGTGTCCCTTTCTCGCACGCATGCGGGATGGGGATGAAGGTAAGAGAATTGCTCTTACTCACTTTGCTGCCATGGCAAGGGAGTACTGGACGCCATACTGCTGCTGGGAGGTGGCGgcggaggctgctgctgctgctgccatggggGGAGAGGACCAGAGGGAGGCGGGGGAGGCTGACCACTGGGCGGAGGGGGCGGCGGGGCCATCATACCCATCGGCGGCGGCATCATACCTGCAAGGGAGAGGGGCGGCCGATTAGGGGCTGGGCATCGAGGCGACACTGAATTGTGACTTGGTTATGGGCTTGTGACACAAGACACTCACCTTTTCCTTGATGCAGGCGATAGACCCCAGAGCCCACAGGCGTATTTCCCAGGTACTGATCTTGAGGGAATGAAAGACCGCAGCCTTAGTGCCAGTTAATGAGACTAGGAgattctcccccttctcccccaacaaGTCTACTCATTAGCTAATAGCCCTGTCCACAGACAAGAGCCCATGCAGACACTGTAGCGCAGTAATACTCAAACTGTGGCTCTCCAGcctcaagtggctctttaatgtgtcttctGTGGCTCATGATATTCAaacactgatttaattaacaacCAATCAGGATACTTTTACCAAGTTATCAACTTGCACTAATTTATTAACGTATTTGCTGTGAgagtgtgcgtgcatgtgtgtgtaaaaaCACTAAATATTTTTCCTGTCATTCACGttgctgtggctcttttgggtaatgctgatcaCTAACTTGGCTCCTGAACCCCTGAGGTCTGAATATCTGCTGTAGCCTAAACCCCGAGGCTGTAAGGATAAACCCTTCTGCTTTGAGAGGGAGCATGCTGATTAGTGGAGTGCATCTTAACTACAGAGCACTCCCCCATGGCCAAACCCCAACACCAGTCCCTGCCCACGCCAATCCCCACGTACCCGCAATGCCTTGGAATGTACTTACCCATGTGGTGGGGGCCTGGGTGACCTGGAGGATGTGGCCCCTGGTTCATGGGTGGATGATGTGGCTGCATCCAGGGTGGTGGGCCATTGGGATTGTGCTGCATTGGATGGCCACCATGCCCACCCATGTTGGGCATGGGGTGGTGGAAGTTGTGAGGCCCACctggacccccaggtcctccatgCATCCCATGGTAGGGCCGGTTATCAGAGGGGCCAGAGTTCATCCACGGAGGACGGTTCTACAGTGGGGGAGAAAAAGGAGCTATTCAGACATCCCTTTAAATACAATCAAAGCCATCTTATGTACTTCAGAGAGgaaaagtggaaccagactgctaaCTATTAACTGTCGTATTACGGGAACTACAGGGCAGGACCAGACTTGGAGGGTCCATCTAGTGTCATATCCTGTCTGACAGTAGCCAGagacttcagaggaagatgcaagaaaccacACCCTGCATCgggcagatgtgggataacctGCTTGACATTAGGTCTCACCCTGTTCCTTACCAGTTATAGACTGGTGTAAGCTCTGAAGCAGGTGGTGTAACATCCCTGCCAAAGCTTGTTAACATTGACTActgtaactctggatattcttgatatctGTAGAAGTGTCCAATCCTTTTTGAATGTAGGTCACTTTCTGGACTCAATattatggcaatgagttccatggggcAATTATCTGTAGTGTGGAAAAGTATTTCCGTGGCTCGTTCTGAAATCGACACCTTTCAATTTCAGTGTTCCCTTGTGCTTGTACTGTGAGCCAGGGAGAACAAAAGCTCCTGATCTCCATTCTCTAGGTCATTCATTTATAGATCTATGTTCTCTAAACAATCCCAACGTTTTCATTCTCTCTACATGAGAATTTCCAACCCCCTCAACATAGTTTGGAGCACCCAAAAATAGGACAAAACCCAGAACTGACTGCACAGTTGTTTCTCTCCCTATGagccattcaaaaaaaaaaaagggggactGATTCCTGTCACCACCACTGAAAAGCTGTGGGACGGACACCACAATGCATAGGGATGGAGAAAAGGGGCTTATTGTAAGGTGTTTCCTTTCAAGCAAATACTAGTAGGTGAAAAGGCCCAATCACTCACGGGAGGAGGTGGGTTGTTTCCTGGTCCTGAGGGTCTGGGCCCACTTGACAGAGGTGTATTGGTGGGGCCAGAGGAAGATCCcacagatgctgggactggagcttCTCCCAATTCTGCCATCAGGGACAGGTATTCTTTGTCCATACGGGCTTTGTCCTGAGCAGACTGAGGGTCACCAGGTCTGGAAGCAAAAAGTAACATGCCActaagccagtggttttcaacctttttttttttcggtTTGTGGActcctaaaaaaatttcaaatggaggtgcacaCCCCTTTGGAAATTCAACCTGTCGTCTGCAGACCCCTACCATAGTAGTTTTTAGTCTAACTGAACAGTTGCACGTGCTTGACACGACATTTGATGCAGCATGAGAAAGGGTGTTAAATTGTGGGCTTCTATGGTAATTGCAACAATTTGGGGGTTTGACCTGTAGGTGGGGGCATTCACATACTTTTAATTGATCGGAAAACCAGAATGCCTTTTCTAGGATctaaatttttttattattatagtcACCTTTCACAGACCCCTTAGATAGTCTGTGGACCGGATGTTGAAAATCACTGCTCTAAGCCACACACACCAGATACCAGTGCTATGGGAGGGGAGTCCACTGTGAAGGACAGATGGATCCAAAGCTACATCACTCATCTCCTAGGCTTCATATGGAGTAAGCTGTCAAGCTAAATGAATACAGAAAACTGCTACCATGGATTGAGTGAGTGcctccatctagcccattatcccaTCTCCAGCATCAGCCACTAGCCACTGCTTCAAAACGTAGGTACCAGAAACCCTACAGTTAAGAAATAACCTATCCCAGGAAAATTCCTTCATCCCAATCAGAGGCTGGTTTGGATCCCCATTTCTAATCCCCATTAGGTATTGTATAGGATTCATTTCCAAGCCAAGTATTTGCTAACTCCTACCCCTTCCCTGGGTATTGTGCTAAGAGGAAGACTGATTTGTCAAGTGCTTCTGTGTTGGATAGTACATAATTTCCTAGGACTAGCAGGATGGTCTGCTGCAATTAGCTACCAAGACACCCTTCTGAAAAGCTATAGCATTCCAGCCACAGAGCCCATCTGCTACACAAATGATGAGCAGGCACAGCTGACAGAAGATTGCTCAAACAAGCTGGCCTGGGAGATTTACCTAGAGAACTTGCAATCAGAGGCAATGTGTCCAGCTCCTCCGCATTTTGTACACACAGTGGTGTTGGTGATGCTGCGGGTCTCTGCACTTTGCCATGGCCGCAGGATCCTAAGGGATAACAGCATAATTAGATCAGCTTGACACTCAAGCAGCAGTAAACATATGCAGCTGCACTGACTTTGCTACTTCCAGCAGGCAGGTACTTACCTGTTGTCATCTTCCCGCAGCGTTCCATTAAGCCGGGCCAGCTCACGCAGCTGCATCTTCCGCAAGTCGTTCTGGTCTTCTGGTGTTTCAATGCCTTGCTTCAGAATATTTCGGATCTGGAAGAGACATGTTGCTTAGTGGTATCGAGCTCAAACCCTCATCTGCCTTGGAGAAATTCAGCTCCCAAACTCAGGTCTACACCACTGTTAGAATTCCAGCTTCCCTACAGGCCAATGATAAAGCCAACCCCCTCATTCCAATTCCTTTACTATGTCCCGCCATATCGCTCCTATGAGTGGACTGCTGAGATTGAATCTTCCTCCAAAGTTCCTAGACAGGTCTTatttatttcatagaatcatagaatattagggttggaagggacctcaggaggtcatctagtccaaccccctgctcaaagcaggaccaatccccggatctttacctcagttcccccaaatggccccctcaaggactgaactcacaaccctgggtttagcaggcaaatgctcaaaccactgagctatcaccaCCTTGCCTCTTTAAAAGAATAAAGCAAGTATGAAGAGCAAGAGGCTGGCAATGGATTACAATGCAGGAGGCAAGCTTGAGTTGAGTTTCCACGATGTGATATTTTACCGCAGCTGAGACTGACTCCCCAAAATGTTTTCGGTTTGACCATCCCGAGCTTTGCATTTATACCTGTTCCACAGCCTTCTTCACATTCTCCATGGTGTTGGCAGTGACCAGAGCATGAAGAGGCTCATCTTCTCCAGGCAGCATCTGGCCATCTTTTCGGCCCACCTTCCCTTCCTTCACTGACCCCTTCCCCCGGATCATGATCTTGGCATTGCATTCCTTCTCAATATTCTTCAGTGTATTACCTCTGTAGAACAAATGGTTGTGTTATTCCCATGCCAACTGGGGGATTTCTCCACTCCCCCCTGATGCTACTTCACTCCCAATGTGACTGTATCACTGCCCCAAGTACTCTTCTTCATGTGAGGTCAGTTTTATCCCAATAAACACCCTGTTTAGAACActtctaggggtatgtctacacttaaaccgtTAGTGCAGCACAACtgcagctgtagcacttcagtataAACACTACTTATACCAACAGGAGGCagtctcctgttggcataggtaagCCACATTCCCAAAAGGCATTAGCTACATcactggaagaattcttccattgacccagTGCTGTCTACAATAAAGGTTAGGTAGGCATAAGcacatctctcaggggtatggatttttcacactcctgagagatGCACCTATGCTGGTGTAAATTCCCAGCATATATCTAGCACTAGGTCAATGCCAAGCGCACACTCCTCAAACACAAGGAATATTTCTGCATTCCCAGAGAAGGCGTAAACACACTATGTCAGACATGCTATCAAGGATGTCCTGTCAGAAGATAACATGACAGGTCGTCTGTTTCAGTGCCATGAAGTCCTACATTAAGATATGGGGGCTTGCACGGTGGAGACTAGACCTGGAATAGATTCCAAGCACCCACTGGGCTGCAAGGCGATAAAGCTACTTGGAGTGTTTTGCCTTTAAAATCCCATAGTACAGTCAGCCTGGCTCCTGAATAGACATGCTTTGAACCATTTTAAAGGCTGCCAGTTCTGCTCTGGTCTTGATGTGCTTTTACCAGCACCATCTCTCAAGCATAAGCAAATAAGCCAGCACTGTCAAACTCTTGGATTCCAAATTTGATCACCTCTGAACTGCTCTCATTTCACAGAGAGTAGCAGCAGCTCACCTGGGTCCAATCAGAAGCCCCACAAAGTTAATCTCAGGATATTCATCCTGTGGGATCATCACCTTATCACTCACTCGGGTTGCTGGAGGCCTGAAACAAATCAAAAAGTGAACATCAAGACCTGCATATAGCTAGTCAACAAACACCTCCATAAGGAACCTGAgccaactgagatcagaactcTTTCCCCAGTTCAGAATGCATTGGTAGTCCAGGGAAACACAGTGGCTATACACTTtatagcagtggtctccaaccttttccagcccaaaatcactttttgaatttaagggcaacccaggatctaccctgccccttcccccaaagccccatcttgctcactccatctccccccattgcttgctctcccccactctcactcactttcacctggCTGGGGTAGGAGTTTGGGAGAGGGTGTGGGTTctgaggggtttgcagtgtgggagggagctccaggctaaGCCTGGGGCCAGGGTGCaggaggtgaggggtgcaagctctgctctgggagggggctcaggctcaAGGCTGtaggagggggttctgggtgcaagaGGGTGTCAGAGTTGTGGTTTGGGGtgctgactctgggagggggctggagtgtggCCTCCCACCAGGCAGCACTTACTGCAGGCAGCTCCCGGTTGGCAGGGCAGCAAGGTGAAGGTAGATTTCCTGCCTGTCCCGGCCCCACGCCACTCACGGAAAGGGCCAACGTGCCCCTATGGGGGGCATGGGGCACGTAGCTCCGCatgctgctcctctctgccagcatcACCCCTTcagctgccaatgggagctgtgggggcagtgctggcAGACAGGAGCAGTGCACCAAGACCCCCgccccaccacctccctcgggaccacgctggctgcttccaggagcagcgcggggccaggACAGAGAGGGAGGAAGCCTAGTGGCAACCTCGCTATACCACCGGAGATCACAATCaactggttggtgaccactgctttaTAGGCAGATCCCAAAGAACTATTTACACAGCAGCACTTGTGCAGAGGAAGCTGTGACCATCTGTAAT
Coding sequences within it:
- the SF1 gene encoding splicing factor 1 isoform X1 — translated: MRCKGWKVRETRTPRAEETLMAATGANATPLGKLHPPPPPGKPGYPMPPPGPPGLVLPGPPPPPPPGPGQAQAALLGPMAAAAYPFAALPPPPPPPPPPPPPPQPQPPPQQPQPPPPPPPPPPPQQQQPPPQAAGPQPPPQYGQYRYPSPPPPPQGHEQPPPPPQQQQQDENGPGGGSNHDFPNKKRKRSRWNQDTMEQKTVIPGMPTVIPPGLTREQERAYIVQLQIEDLTRKLRTGDLGIPPNPEDRSPSPEPIYNSEGKRLNTREFRTRKKLEEERHNLITEMVALNPDFKPPADYKPPATRVSDKVMIPQDEYPEINFVGLLIGPRGNTLKNIEKECNAKIMIRGKGSVKEGKVGRKDGQMLPGEDEPLHALVTANTMENVKKAVEQIRNILKQGIETPEDQNDLRKMQLRELARLNGTLREDDNRILRPWQSAETRSITNTTVCTKCGGAGHIASDCKFSRPGDPQSAQDKARMDKEYLSLMAELGEAPVPASVGSSSGPTNTPLSSGPRPSGPGNNPPPPNRPPWMNSGPSDNRPYHGMHGGPGGPGGPHNFHHPMPNMGGHGGHPMQHNPNGPPPWMQPHHPPMNQGPHPPGHPGPHHMDQYLGNTPVGSGVYRLHQGKGMMPPPMGMMAPPPPPPSGQPPPPPSGPLPPWQQQQQPPPPPPSSSMASSTPLPWQQNTTTTTTTSAGTGSIPPWQQQGAAVAASTGAPQMQGNPSMVPLPPGVQPPLPPGAPPPPPPPPPGSAGMMYAPPPPPPPMDPSNFVTMMGMGVPALPPFGMPPAPPPPPPQN
- the SF1 gene encoding splicing factor 1 isoform X4, translating into MRCKGWKVRETRTPRAEETLMAATGANATPLGKLHPPPPPGKPGYPMPPPGPPGLVLPGPPPPPPPGPGQAQAALLGPMAAAAYPFAALPPPPPPPPPPPPPPQPQPPPQQPQPPPPPPPPPPPQQQQPPPQAAGPQPPPQYGQYRYPSPPPPPQGHEQPPPPPQQQQQDENGPGGGSNHDFPNKKRKRSRWNQDTMEQKTVIPGMPTVIPPGLTREQERAYIVQLQIEDLTRKLRTGDLGIPPNPEDRSPSPEPIYNSEGKRLNTREFRTRKKLEEERHNLITEMVALNPDFKPPADYKPPATRVSDKVMIPQDEYPEINFVGLLIGPRGNTLKNIEKECNAKIMIRGKGSVKEGKVGRKDGQMLPGEDEPLHALVTANTMENVKKAVEQIRNILKQGIETPEDQNDLRKMQLRELARLNGTLREDDNRILRPWQSAETRSITNTTVCTKCGGAGHIASDCKFSRPGDPQSAQDKARMDKEYLSLMAELGEAPVPASVGSSSGPTNTPLSSGPRPSGPGNNPPPPNRPPWMNSGPSDNRPYHGMHGGPGGPGGPHNFHHPMPNMGGHGGHPMQHNPNGPPPWMQPHHPPMNQGPHPPGHPGPHHMDQYLGNTPVGSGVYRLHQGKDTTTTTTTSAGTGSIPPWQQQGAAVAASTGAPQMQGNPSMVPLPPGVQPPLPPGAPPPPPPPPPGSAGMMYAPPPPPPPMDPSNFVTMMGMGVPALPPFGMPPAPPPPPPQN
- the SF1 gene encoding splicing factor 1 isoform X7; protein product: MVALNPDFKPPADYKPPATRVSDKVMIPQDEYPEINFVGLLIGPRGNTLKNIEKECNAKIMIRGKGSVKEGKVGRKDGQMLPGEDEPLHALVTANTMENVKKAVEQIRNILKQGIETPEDQNDLRKMQLRELARLNGTLREDDNRILRPWQSAETRSITNTTVCTKCGGAGHIASDCKFSRPGDPQSAQDKARMDKEYLSLMAELGEAPVPASVGSSSGPTNTPLSSGPRPSGPGNNPPPPNRPPWMNSGPSDNRPYHGMHGGPGGPGGPHNFHHPMPNMGGHGGHPMQHNPNGPPPWMQPHHPPMNQGPHPPGHPGPHHMDQYLGNTPVGSGVYRLHQGKGMMPPPMGMMAPPPPPPSGQPPPPPSGPLPPWQQQQQPPPPPPSSSMASSTPLPWQQNTTTTTTTSAGTGSIPPWQQQGAAVAASTGAPQMQGNPSMVPLPPGVQPPLPPGAPPPPPPPPPGSAGMMYAPPPPPPPMDPSNFVTMMGMGVPALPPFGMPPAPPPPPPQN
- the SF1 gene encoding splicing factor 1 isoform X3, whose product is MRCKGWKVRETRTPRAEETLMAATGANATPLGKLHPPPPPGKPGYPMPPPGPPGLVLPGPPPPPPPGPGQAQAALLGPMAAAAYPFAALPPPPPPPPPPPPPPQPQPPPQQPQPPPPPPPPPPPQQQQPPPQAAGPQPPPQYGQYRYPSPPPPPQGHEQPPPPPQQQQQDENGPGGGSNHDFPNKKRKRSRWNQDTMEQKTVIPGMPTVIPPGLTREQERAYIVQLQIEDLTRKLRTGDLGIPPNPEDRSPSPEPIYNSEGKRLNTREFRTRKKLEEERHNLITEMVALNPDFKPPADYKPPATRVSDKVMIPQDEYPEINFVGLLIGPRGNTLKNIEKECNAKIMIRGKGSVKEGKVGRKDGQMLPGEDEPLHALVTANTMENVKKAVEQIRNILKQGIETPEDQNDLRKMQLRELARLNGTLREDDNRILRPWQSAETRSITNTTVCTKCGGAGHIASDCKFSRPGDPQSAQDKARMDKEYLSLMAELGEAPVPASVGSSSGPTNTPLSSGPRPSGPGNNPPPPNRPPWMNSGPSDNRPYHGMHGGPGGPGGPHNFHHPMPNMGGHGGHPMQHNPNGPPPWMQPHHPPMNQGPHPPGHPGPHHMVPGKYACGLWGLSPASRKRYDAAADGYDGPAAPSAQWSASPASLWSSPPMAAAAAASAATSQQQYGVQYSLAMAAKYDDHHHHERWHRVHPAMAAAGGCGGGFYGGPADARQPLHGPFAARGPASAAARGPASSAAAAAWLRGHDVRPAPSPAPHGPF
- the SF1 gene encoding splicing factor 1 isoform X2, with protein sequence MRCKGWKVRETRTPRAEETLMAATGANATPLGKLHPPPPPGKPGYPMPPPGPPGLVLPGPPPPPPPGPGQAQAALLGPMAAAAYPFAALPPPPPPPPPPPPPPQPQPPPQQPQPPPPPPPPPPPQQQQPPPQAAGPQPPPQYGQYRYPSPPPPPQGHEQPPPPPQQQQQDENGPGGGSNHDFPNKKRKRSRWNQDTMEQKTVIPGMPTVIPPGLTREQERAYIVQLQIEDLTRKLRTGDLGIPPNPEDRSPSPEPIYNSEGKRLNTREFRTRKKLEEERHNLITEMVALNPDFKPPADYKPPATRVSDKVMIPQDEYPEINFVGLLIGPRGNTLKNIEKECNAKIMIRGKGSVKEGKVGRKDGQMLPGEDEPLHALVTANTMENVKKAVEQIRNILKQGIETPEDQNDLRKMQLRELARLNGTLREDDNRILRPWQSAETRSITNTTVCTKCGGAGHIASDCKFSRPGDPQSAQDKARMDKEYLSLMAELGEAPVPASVGSSSGPTNTPLSSGPRPSGPGNNPPPPNRPPWMNSGPSDNRPYHGMHGGPGGPGGPHNFHHPMPNMGGHGGHPMQHNPNGPPPWMQPHHPPMNQGPHPPGHPGPHHMDQYLGNTPVGSGVYRLHQGKGMMPPPMGMMAPPPPPPSGQPPPPPSGPLPPWQQQQQPPPPPPSSSMASSTPLPWQQSEYDDHHHHERWHRVHPAMAAAGGCGGGFYGGPADARQPLHGPFAARGPASAAARGPASSAAAAAWLRGHDVRPAPSPAPHGPF
- the SF1 gene encoding splicing factor 1 isoform X5, whose amino-acid sequence is MRCKGWKVRETRTPRAEETLMAATGANATPLGKLHPPPPPGKPGYPMPPPGPPGLVLPGPPPPPPPGPGQAQAALLGPMAAAAYPFAALPPPPPPPPPPPPPPQPQPPPQQPQPPPPPPPPPPPQQQQPPPQAAGPQPPPQYGQYRYPSPPPPPQGHEQPPPPPQQQQQDENGPGGGSNHDFPNKKRKRSRWNQDTMEQKTVIPGMPTVIPPGLTREQERAYIVQLQIEDLTRKLRTGDLGIPPNPEDRSPSPEPIYNSEGKRLNTREFRTRKKLEEERHNLITEMVALNPDFKPPADYKPPATRVSDKVMIPQDEYPEINFVGLLIGPRGNTLKNIEKECNAKIMIRGKGSVKEGKVGRKDGQMLPGEDEPLHALVTANTMENVKKAVEQIRNILKQGIETPEDQNDLRKMQLRELARLNGTLREDDNRILRPWQSAETRSITNTTVCTKCGGAGHIASDCKFSRPGDPQSAQDKARMDKEYLSLMAELGEAPVPASVGSSSGPTNTPLSSGPRPSGPGNNPPPPNRPPWMNSGPSDNRPYHGMHGGPGGPGGPHNFHHPMPNMGGHGGHPMQHNPNGPPPWMQPHHPPMNQGPHPPGHPGPHHMVPGKYACGLWGLSPASRKRYDDHHHHERWHRVHPAMAAAGGCGGGFYGGPADARQPLHGPFAARGPASAAARGPASSAAAAAWLRGHDVRPAPSPAPHGPF